The following proteins are co-located in the Rhea pennata isolate bPtePen1 chromosome 2, bPtePen1.pri, whole genome shotgun sequence genome:
- the CTHRC1 gene encoding collagen triple helix repeat-containing protein 1 has translation MRCAPAAAAALLLLLLLPPAPSGAESPKGKQKALRQREVVDVYNGMCLQGPSGVPGRDGSPGVNGIPGTPGIPGRDGLKGEKGECMRESFEESWTPNFKQCSWSALNYGIDLGKIAECTFTKMRSNSALRVLFSGSLRLKCKNACCQRWYFTFNGAECAGPLPIEAIIYLDQGSPELNSTINIHRTSSVEGLCEGINAGLVDIAIWVGTCSDYPRGDASTGWNSVSRIIIEELPK, from the exons ATGCgctgcgccccggccgccgccgccgcgctcctgctcctgctgctgctgccgccggcgcccAGCGGCGCCGAGAGCCCCAAGGGGAAGCAGAAGGCGCTGCGGCAGCGGGAGGTGGTGGACGTG tataatGGAATGTGTTTGCAAGGCCCCAGTGGAGTTCCTGGGCGCGACGGGAGCCCTGGAGTCAACGGAATCCCCGGGACACCCGGCATCCCGGGGCGCGACGGCCTcaagggggagaagggagagtgTATGCGAGAGAGCTTCGAGGAGTCCTGGACACCCAACTTCAAGCAGTGTTCATGGAGTGCACTGAATTACGGCATAGATCTTGGGAAAATAGCT GAATGTACGTTTACAAAGATGCGCTCTAACAGTGCTCTTCGAGTTCTCTTCAGTGGATCGCTTCggctaaaatgcaaaaatgcctGTTGTCAGCGCTggtattttacttttaatggAGCAGAATGTGCTGGGCCACTTCCTATTGAAGCCATAATATATTTAGATCAAGGAAGTCCAGAACTGAATTCTACCATTAATATACATCGAACTTCTTCAG TGGAAGGTCTGTGTGAAGGGATCAATGCCGGGTTGGTGGATATTGCGATCTGGGTTGGCACTTGCTCAGATTATCCAAGGGGAGATGCTTCTACTGGATGGAATTCAGTCTCCCGTATCATCATTGAAGAACTGCCAAAATAA